Part of the Corythoichthys intestinalis isolate RoL2023-P3 unplaced genomic scaffold, ASM3026506v1 HiC_scaffold_23, whole genome shotgun sequence genome is shown below.
tgaagttttgtgcttgCAACGCAACattcacttacatcctgtgtAACTCCTTGGGGCTAAGCCTCCCTGTTCCTAAACCTAGTGATGCCCCTGTTCCAAGGTAGGTTTTGTATCAAAGTACTCCCGATAAGCATCAataatcgagaaaaaaaaatctagaggAGATGAGGGTTCTCGAAAAACTGTTTTTAATATCTATGCACCTGCTGCTGCTGTTTCGCGCCCTACACGCGACGATCTCCGGCTGCTCTGCTCCTGCTGCTAATGTCCATGTCACAcctaggccatgtctacacgtagcaaaatatttggcaaaaagaaaaacttttttctaaggTTTGACCTATCATCCACAAGCACATTTCAACGAGGGTTCTTGAAAACTGCGCCCAAAGTGAAGGTGTGTGAATTCTGCatttgtggcgccatcatggGGACACTGATAATCGAAGATTTAATggtggaaacgtcactgactggGACAAACCTTGTCtctacgtcacacatgagaccaatgtgtacatttggagtaaattagacaggtgcttttttgcttgcatttatttacaaactcctGCAGTGCTTCTTATTGAAGAATCAAGGGCGTTGGTTTGGACTGAACAttagtagggatgatataacaccataacctgcatgtacactttttgctggggacgggacattaataagaccatacAGATCggctgaatgggggtcagggctacatttctcacgaatataaacctaattaattgataggctgaataatcaaaatacaaaataaaaatacatctgtattgacttatactaactttcatatgtattggttcaggtgatacactgtttcattcaaacctttgttttcaaaaactgctaaaGAAACTTCCaggataaatgtctggatttaattAGCAAATTTATATTTCAATGTTTGAACATcaacaaattatattaaaatacacaataaatacagacttgttaataatctgtcaactatccaggaatgcaaaaaaataaacatttgtattaagaccactcaacattgttgagaaattaatataacatatataaaatacggtatatgaattaaatataactgggaaaaaaagtcttagtccgggaataacaaaaataacaaaaaaatcagctttccttcaggtaagacactactgcttttgtccacaaacacagccaaactcaacaaaaaattaaagctcctttgggctgctttaaaaccacataaataaaataaaaatgaaaattagggAAAAAGggataaacctcggttcactacatttctcacaggttAATTCATGTTAACAGtcgaaaacacaaaaatgacactTGTAAGCAGCTTCCTTctagagttttgcaggttagcaaattcacaaagtttaatgttatgataACATCGATACAggccggactttcagtagcaaaattagtggtgtgttccccacctccacaacattaatttctttttacattaaatacagtggctgcagctggcccccccaaaaaacaacctTCTAATATACCTCCTCttagaagggggcggaggaggcggcatggggctgtgagtgcgtgtgtgtgcgtgtgtgggatggggggtcaagtcatcagccaatcaaacgtgcatttgaggggaaaaaatggactggcactcaGCAGTGAAATGGGGTAAAtgaaatgtaagtttgaacataatgaaatgaTTCACTTAATAAAGGTAGGGTCAActatatccttacaacatatggggagacaatgtaaattacttatataactgaagtcattatataatgcaaataaggttgcttaaaagttggtggggacaatttgagcatcttaaaaagttggtagtgttatgcccctatacgtccctatgcaaacatacGCCCTTGATTTAAATATATgaacaatgaaaataaaaatgtaaatattctcTCATTATTTATCAGTCAGCATCTCATCatggtgctgcaacgattaatcgattaaatcaagtaattcgattagaactaactaacttttcaggatgctcaatttgtcccaaccaacttttaagcaaccttatttgcgttatataatgacttcagttatatatcaTACAGATTGCCATCCCatcagttttaattgttgtaattgactccactattattaagtgaattattttcattatgttcagacttacatgtacctcttttcacttgctgaatgtgccggtccattttttccccctccgaaACGcttatttgattggctgatgacttgacccctgcccccaaacaaacacacacacattagatatcaaggatattagtttttttttttttttccagccggtagcagccactgtaagaaacgtaaaaagacatcaatgttgtggaagtggggaacacaccactaattttgccactggaagtctgacctgcatcaaagttagcataacatttaacagtttgaacttgctaacctgcaaaactcgagtagggacCTGCTTAGATAGAAGGGTCCCCCTGTATTTGTTTTCTACAATTAACGTTAaattaactgtgagaaatgaAGTGAACCGAGGTccacccccttctccccaattttactttttatgttatttatgtggtcttaaagcagcccacaggatatttcatgtttttgttgagtttggctctgCTTGTgggcaaaagcagtagtgttttacctgaaggacagctccattttttatttcttttatgtTATTCCCTAACAAAgacgttttttcagttatatttagattttagttagacaatgttgagtggtcttaagacaaatgtttattttttttcaattcctgGATCgtcaagagatgattaacaagcttgtatttattttgtatgttaacaaaatttatgttcaaataatgcaaattaAAATTGCTATTAAAACCCGGACATTTTTTTCTGGaggttttcaaaaatgtttagtAGTGTTTCAAAATGAAGGTTTGAATTGAGCagtgtaggctgaaccaatatacataaaacttagtataaatcaatacagatttatttttgcattgattattatgaatgtcccgtccccagcaaaaaagtgtacatgcaagttatgctgttatatcgtccctaacaatgttgagaccaaacctacgcccttgatttaaataataaaaaatcaagaacatttactgttttttctttttgttttaataaataacattttttaaaattaaaaaaagattattttgACTCTTTctcctatttttgtttttttattgaaaaataaatgataaaagttaaatgaaaaaacagaatataattttttttaattaaaaaattcaaaaaatcaTTTCCGTCGTGTTTCTTTCCGGAATTATTTAAAACAAACGCTATTCTCTACCGGACTATTTTACAGACGGACCGAAAgttagtcctgatgtgattttcttCCGCCCAAATTCAAAACAACTTACACATTATCCTACGTAAGTGTTTGTTAATTACCCATTTTTATCCAAATCTAAATGATTTATGCGTTATATTGATGTCCAGAACCCGTTCACGTCCGTCTTAAGTATTCAAAATGAAGTTTAACGTATTTGTAGCCTTTAAATGATCATGTTTATGTCGATGTTGAAGCTTTGCGACTTGACTTTGTTACATTAATAATCAATAATGTTCAAATCGTGGAAGAAAATTCAATGTTACAGCATAAATCCACTTTAAGAAAATGTACATTTAGCTCTTAAGCTGAAATTTAGAAAGCACAGCTAGCAAAGGGTGCATTGACAGTAGCGAAAGGACCATGGATGTGGACGGGAGGCCCCGCATCCGGTCTTGGGACTGGGACAGTCCTTACTGCCGGGCCCAGTTGGATGAGATCTTCTTCCGGCCGAATGACTACATTCAAGCAGGCAGCCAGGAACACAAAGACTTCTGGGCTTTTTTCGACCGCTTCCAAAGGTTCAAGCTAAAGAAGGACATGTGTGGACATGGTTCCAGCTCCTATGAGGACAGAGACAGGGTCCAAAGCGGATCTTTGGACCTGCCTAAGGAGTACGACGCCCGGTACCGCATCAACGTGTCGTTAGTGACCAAAGACGTTGAGGAGCGTTTGGGACGATCTCACGGCAGACGCGAGTCCTCCGGTCCGAACGCTGAAGTGATTTCGGATTTCCGTCTGTCTTTGCTGCATTACCTGGACTTTAGTCAGCGACAGAGCTTCGGTAAGCTGGCCAAACTGCAACGGGAGCAAAAGAACCTGCCGATCTACCAGTACCGAGAGCGCGTTGTGGAACTGGTCAGGCAGAACCCGGTGGTCGTGGTGGCGGGAGACACCGGTTGCGGCAAGTCCACCCAAGTGCCCCAGTACCTGCTGTCAGCCGGGTTCTCGGAGATCGCTTGCACCCAGCCGAGACGTATCGCCTGCATTTCGCTGGCTAAGAGGGTCAGCTTTGAGAGTCTCAACCAGTACGGATCCAaggtttgtgtttttcttctgGTCAAACCAAGTTTGAACATTGTTGGTGCCCAATTTTGACTTGATCAGACAATTTATTgtaattttcgaactataaggcgcacctgactataagccaccacccattaaatttgacacgaaaacagcatttgttcatagataattcacaccggactataagccacagctgtcctcaccgtattatgggatatttaccataattttcgaactataagccactactattttccttctttttgaatcctgcggctaatagtccagtgcggcttatttgttgatttattcgggttaataggtaatgcgtgcctcctagcatgcgttggagcactacagatgtaaataacaatcaaaattcatgttctgtgcaaattatttattcagtcaccgttccagttgtttcatgaattgctagttatggtatttggtaacactttatttgacagcggcgtcataagactgtcataagactgtcataattaagatatgacactatcatgggtgttactcaatgcttatgacagatgttgttaagtgtcatccggcaaattatgtcactaaccatgtccagctcggatcttttacatccattcaaaagtgagattttttaatttgccagataacactaaatggtaTCTGTTAtacgcattcattaatgctcattacagtgtcataaatatgattgtctaatgacagtctaatggtgccactgtcaaataaagtgttaccaaataccgtaagaagcaattcatgaaacaactggaacagtaagtgaagaagtaattagcacagaacatgaatttggattgttatttacatctgtaacactgcaatgcattttaggaggcatgttggacaacaacagttttgacagcagaggttgactgtctcccccaagggagcagtgatggctaaacgaagcttcttgaagcaatgacgctttgcagccaattggttcaaagcttcatggtggttcatttgatcttatgacagtcttatgatgccgctgccaAATAATgtattaccggttaatatcttttggtgtaaatatcccataatacagtgaggacagctgcggcttatagtccagtgcggcttatctatgaacaaattttGTTTCGTctcaaatttgatgggtggcggcttacagtcaggtgcaccttatagtgcgtaaATTAcggtacaccaaaagatatgagattattcgcaattcggccgtggaagattcgagaacgattcacaaacatccaaattccgattattgaattacaccaggtaaagcggaaataaaacacaacgCGGTTttaaggacgcaatgaggaacagaccgagagtaaatatcatgttcaactcatgccgctagataaaaaaaaaaaacaataatacctgactgcggccgtcagccgctacaaacagcgcccagttgctagttgctacaatcatacggcaacatacgactATGGTagctattagagctgggaatctttgggcacctaacgattcgattacgattcagaggctccgattccatTACAAAACGATTTTTGATGCACCCCcgtccttttttttatttattttttaaaaatgttttgtacattagctccaaaattgttcaaaaatcctctcaggctaaaccaaactactatttcagtatcaagttaacatataacagcaaacaaatatacaaaaataacagtaaataaaataccccagtccccattctgtatcagcagctttaaactacattcaattaatttattgttgtgaatcaaccgttacagttgttaaaattgctcctgttattccataatttcccttctgtctacttttgacatgtcaaagttttaaaactgtttcatcatttaaagatagattcaagacaagattttgccgatttaggagtactttcgataaaaagttaattagattcgctacaacagagctttctagagaagtctactgctttaagatggcggctgtataCTAATGCCGGCAAgtccgtcattttgcatctctgttcaataatacatgttctaacaccactGTCGTCTGTcattagcatctagttctacatatatatgatatctactgtagccgtttgtttgtagcaactagcaaccgggcgttgtttgtagcggctgtcggccgcagtcaagtatgatttttttttttttaatctttttttttatctagcggcatgagtcgaacatgatatttactcttggtccgttcctcattgtgtcccaaagacggcgctgactgttttacttccactttacctggtataattcaataatcggaatttgaaagttcgtgaatcgttctcgaatcttccacggccgaatcgcgaataatctaagaatcggaaatttcgcacgcctctagtagatatcacatatatctagaactagatgtgaaatgacagacgacagcCGTGctagatcatataccaagaactagatgcgaaatgacagactttcccgcactagtaaacaggcgccatcttaaagcagtagacttctctagaaggctctgttgtagcgaacctaattacttttcatctaaaacaaaaaagacaaaaacaaaacaaaaaaaacaaatcggcaaaatcttgacttgaatctatctttaaatgatgaaacagttttaaaacttttacatcgaaagtagacagaaaggaaattatggagcaattttaacaactttaacggttcattcacaacattaaattaattgaatgtagtttaaagctgccgatacagaatggggacttgagtatttcatttactgtttttaacggttaacttgatactgaaatagtagtttgtttagcctgagaggatttttgaacaattttggaactagtgtacaaaaaattaaaagcggggGGGTTTGTGgtccatcaataatcgatttataatcgaatcggagcctctgaatcgtaatcaaatcgttaggtgcccaaagattcccacctctaatcataagcctgccataagaccaaatgaaccatcatgaagcgttgaatcaattggctgcaaagcttcattgcttcgagaagcttcatttggccatcactgcacccttgggggagacagtcaacctttgctaccacctgctgtcaacactgttgttgtccaacatgcctcttagcatgcattgcaacactacagatgtaaatagcaatcaaaatttgtgttctgtgctaattatttctttagttatCGTTCCAGTTcatttattaccgtattggcccaaatataagactgccctattataagacgaccccctctttttcaagactctagtttgaaaaaagactttttgaacgccagtttaatttttatacagaaaataactacagtacatctgaaacaaatgattataacaataaatttgagagaaaaagcatggtattttgcctcattcaaatcttaatatctgaccatgtcatttaaatgtgtgaactaaagtgcaatcacattcgtcaatgaatggcttctggtttttgaaatgtaaataaaccaatctattgggataaaacaacaaaattgcaataactgctttaaccatcaaaatgaagtctaactgtaactctaactgtaactgtagtcttgaaacaaatctgaataaggaaaaacattgcaataagataatgcaaactggttaaacttgagaatagctgagatctgtcatgacagaacatcacttcaataatatctggcgccatctagcgtcgtgaatgggtataatgtcttgaccgcgaatataagatgaccccctctttttcagtcttatttcaaagcaaaaaaacggtagCCGGCGAGTTAATCGCTAACGTTTTGCAGGTGAGTTACCAGATCCGCTTCGAAACCACGCGCACCACGGCCACCAAGCTAATCTTCCTGACCGAAGGTCTACTCCTGAGGCAAATCCAGCAGGATAAAACGCTAGAACAGTACCAGGTTCTGATCGTGGACGAAGTGCACGAGCGCCACCTGCACGGCGACTTCCTGCTAGGCGTCCTGCGCTCCCTGGTCGCCACTCGTCCCGACGTGCGTCTCATCCTGATGTCCGCCACAATCAACATCAAGCTTTTCTCCGATTACTTTGGCTCTGCCCCCGTGCTGCAAGTGCCAGGCAGGCTCTTTCCAATCCAGGTGATTTATCAACCGATACCTCCCGAAGAGCAAGCGGCGTCACGTATGGAGAAGCTGGAACCGCGGCCGTACTTGCGGATCCTGCAGGGCATTGATCAGAGATACCCGCCGGAAGAACGTGGTGACCTGTTGATTTTTCTGAGCGGCGTGGCGGAAATCGGCGCTATTCAGGAGGCGTGTCAGGTGTACGCCACGCACACGCGCCGATGGATTGTGCTGCCACTGCACAGCACGCTGTCGCTGGCACAGCAGGACAAGGTATCTGCACTGAATTCAGCCCATGGTAGACTGTTGTCACCATACTGTTATCGTTGCAGGTGTTTGACATAGCGCCCCCCGGTGTGAGAAAATGTATCATCTCGACCAACATCGCGGAAACGTCCGTCACCATCGACGGTGTGCGCTTCGTCGTCGATTCAGGTTGGTAAAAGTGGACACATTAATCACATTCTCATAGCGATTAGACATTGAATTAAAGAGGCTCAATGCTAATGAGTTaatgaattaaattttattttgtggggGGCTTAGGCAAAGTGAAGGAGATGAGTTTCGACCCCAAGGCCAAGATGCAACGACTTCAGGAGTTCTGGATCAGCCGAGCCAGCTCTGAGCAGAGGAAGGGACGCGCAGGCCGCACGGGTCCCGGCGTGTGCTACCGCCTGTACGCCGAGTCCGACTACGACGCCTTCGCTTCCTACCCCGTGCCTGAAATCCACCGAGTGGCGCTGGACTCATTGGTTCTTCAGGTGCACGACATTCTACTTCCTGTTGGCTTGTTTtatattttgttgattttgggttgttTCCTGGTAATgttgggacatttcagggagtcTTGCTGTTTAtattggtcacttcttgttcattttgggcattttcaggtcatttcctgttcattatttgcatatttcatatttcatatttgtcacatcctgttatttttggatcacttcctgttcatttcaggtaacttgctgtttatttgacTCGCTTACTGTACAGTTTGGGGAATTTTTAGGTCACGTAACATTTATTGCAATtctgtgtcatttcctgttgattatccGATGACTTGTAATTTTTGGATGATTTGGTgtttatttttgggtcacttcctgttgagtttaggtcatttttggatgacttgctctttagggtcacttcctgtttattttgggtcatttcaccTTCAATTTTTTGGACATTctacatcacttcctgttgattttaggcatTGGGTGTGGCAGGTGGGCAAAACATGTCgctgaccccgaaacacagtcaCAGCAGAATATGGTacaaccggtggtggctctgttgtacaattaacatctttagtggggcaaattgaaactccgctcaccattttggcggtgctctccagTGTATTATGGTCcatatcttcaatccttggttcttgctcagtagttgttgccacttttgaaagcttaggtttggaaaaaaattacgtacagtatatccatcttgactcttctgtcctcaggtggttttggctaagcaaagcaaatgaccatctaaggtgctagtcaataaatatataatttaataaatgaaatgatttttacccattataatttttttttgtgttaatttaattaatttgtgGTGTTTGCTTTATGGCTTTACAAGTTTTATAGACAACGCGTTACCGGTCTAAGTCTTaagttttaaattcatatactgtatggcagtgtttttcaaccggtgtgtgccgcgagaaattttccaatattgcattttttttgttcgtttatTTACGTTGTCAGACGGAGTTGCAATAGGATGGAAGGATTAGGTACTGTAGAAGGTTTCGTTTTCGCTCGTGCTCAGATGAGCAAGATATTGCTTGTGtcgtgttcaagaactgctcgcatttctagccatcagccaccttgctgtcctcgacaacttggaccccagcacgtctactgtacatcatttgattagacttgtcaagtgtcaatatacacgaaagtgtcctttccattttatccatcggTGACAACCAttaatcctccccctgtgttttatttcaacACATTGTGAAggacagcaaggtagctgatggctggaaatccgagcagttcttgtacGCGACACAAGCAGCTATCTTAAGCTTAAACttaatctccaaacgaaacacccgtcgcttcaaaacaagtcgatggactaagtTGTTCGCCTTCTTGAAAACAGAAACAGGCAActcttttgagaaaaactacaaaggtaaatgagaaaacccTCAAAGCATTGTTGCTGtaaccaaaaagtcccacactgtgacagagacattaataccACCTGCCTGCAAATCCAATGTCAGCGaggtgctcggccctgatgtagttaaagtagggctgtcaaacgattacaatttttaatcgagttaattacagcttaaaaattaattaatcgtaattaatcgcaattaatcgcaattcaaaccatctataaaatatgccatttttttctgtaaattattgttggaatggaaagataagacacaagatggatatatactttcaacatacggtgcatagggactgtatttgtttattataacaataaatcaacaagatggcattaacattattaacatcctgtttaagcgatccatggatagaaagacttgtagttcttaaaagataaatgttagtacaagttatagaaattttatattaaaacccctcttcatgttttcgttttaataaaatttgtaaaaatttcaatcaaaaaaaaaaactagtagcccgccattgttgatgtcaataattacttacacaatgctcatgggtgctgaagcctataaaaatcagtcgcacccaagcgccagcagagggcggcaaaactccataaaacacaattaacatgtgggcatttcactgtactgtcatttaaatctgtctgagcggggcatgtgcgttaattgcgtccaatattttaacgtgatttattttaaaaattaattaccgcccgttaacgcgataattttgacagccctaagttaaagacattgctatcatccccctgtctgataattctgagcttttcaagcctaaccgcTATAACAGATAAAAACAGGGAGAGACAGAGTTGTTGAAAAAGAGCTTCGTGTGTGTCTTTCTTcagttcctgccaggatatcggctttttgttcatctaaacaggctcaagtttcgcactgagtaagtataaatattgagatattattttataattatggaaaatgaatgaatgaatgaattatatataatgtacaaaaagtcattttgaaacatttttggtCTGTGGTGTACAGCgaaattttttccaatgtaaaaacgtgccgtgactcagaaaaggttgaaaaacactgctttatGGAAAACTCAATTACATGCAGTGACATGTTTCAGCCACCAGGGGTGGGGCGGCCTCCCCTTAATCTCCGCGCATGACTTTAGGTCATTTTCGGatgacttgctgtttattttgggtcactttctggtgattttaggtcattttcGAATGACTtgctattttgggtcacttcctaattAATTTAGGTCACTTCAGCTTTCATTTTGTTAACATTCgatttcacttcctgttgattttaggtaatTTTCGGATGACTtgctattttgggtcacttcctgttgattttgtgtcacttgacttttaattttttgaacaTTCGTTGTCGCTtctagttgattttgggtcattttcagaTGACTTGCTTTTTTGGGTCACatcttattgattttgggtcatttttgggtgacatcctgtttatattgggtcacttcctgttctttctGAAGCTGACGGCGTTTGTTGTACCCCTTAGATGAAGAGCATGGGACTCGGAGATCCGCTTTCGTTCATCTTTATCGATCCCCCGCCGGCAGCCAGTATTCAGACCGCCATTACCTACCTGAAGGAGCAGGGGGCGCTAGACAATGGTTGTGAGCTGACCACCATTGGGAGTGTGCTAGCCCAACTTCCTGTCGACGTCGTCATCGGTAATTACATCTGACATGTTTAAgtgttttggggtatttacgggtcacttcatgttcatttctggtcactttctgttgattttgtggccaTTTATGGGTaggtttttattgatttggggccAAACCTGGGTTGCCTCCTATCCATTTCTGGTCACTTTATGTTCCATTTTGGGTAAATACACGTCAATATTTAAATTGatatattaatatttaaatttgaattGTTGCCTCCCCTAAAGGTGGCTACATCCAGGAAATATTAGCTTTGATATCTCCACTATtaccagcagaaaaaaatgaaattttggctgccattgacggcttggAACAGAGGCGGCGAATGATCATTCGTTcggtcgctgccatccctccttcttcaaacggactggacatctattagtgatgaactcatttcaattAACAGCAGATGGATGATTAaatgccacatgattggacgtctcgcatcgtcaatggcagtgaaagagttGAAACAAGATACTTATGATAAGGCTGTTGCTTGTCCCTTTAAGGCAAGATGCTGGTGCTGGGCTCCTTGTTCAATCTTGTGGAACCTGTGCTGACGGTGGCCGCCGCCCTCAGCGTACAGTCGCCGTTCCTGCGCAGCTCGCAGCAGAACCCTGACTGTGCTACCGCCCGCCAGCCGCTGCACTGCAACCAGGGGGACCCCTTCACGCTACTGAACACTTTCAATGCCTGGGTGGAGGTCAGCAGATAAATAGAAGTCCTGAAAATTGGTTATGTGCAGATTCTGACTTTTTTGGGGGACATCCGCAGGTGAAGGGCGAGAGAGGGGGCGGTTCCAGGAAGTGGTGCCGGCGGCGTGGCATCGAGGAACAGCGACTTTACGAGATGGTCAACCTGCGCAGACAGTTCAAGGTTGGATTTCCATTAATCGTAGGAGGTCGTCCAAGTCCTAAGGAGCAAAGCAAAGCCACCCCG
Proteins encoded:
- the LOC130911156 gene encoding probable ATP-dependent RNA helicase DHX34, yielding MDVDGRPRIRSWDWDSPYCRAQLDEIFFRPNDYIQAGSQEHKDFWAFFDRFQRFKLKKDMCGHGSSSYEDRDRVQSGSLDLPKEYDARYRINVSLVTKDVEERLGRSHGRRESSGPNAEVISDFRLSLLHYLDFSQRQSFGKLAKLQREQKNLPIYQYRERVVELVRQNPVVVVAGDTGCGKSTQVPQYLLSAGFSEIACTQPRRIACISLAKRVSFESLNQYGSKVSYQIRFETTRTTATKLIFLTEGLLLRQIQQDKTLEQYQVLIVDEVHERHLHGDFLLGVLRSLVATRPDVRLILMSATINIKLFSDYFGSAPVLQVPGRLFPIQVIYQPIPPEEQAASRMEKLEPRPYLRILQGIDQRYPPEERGDLLIFLSGVAEIGAIQEACQVYATHTRRWIVLPLHSTLSLAQQDKVFDIAPPGVRKCIISTNIAETSVTIDGVRFVVDSGKVKEMSFDPKAKMQRLQEFWISRASSEQRKGRAGRTGPGVCYRLYAESDYDAFASYPVPEIHRVALDSLVLQMKSMGLGDPLSFIFIDPPPAASIQTAITYLKEQGALDNGCELTTIGSVLAQLPVDVVIGKMLVLGSLFNLVEPVLTVAAALSVQSPFLRSSQQNPDCATARQPLHCNQGDPFTLLNTFNAWVEVKGERGGGSRKWCRRRGIEEQRLYEMVNLRRQFKELLKSHGLLEAENDDDNLGDRQQRRERLTERRKLHQMKREHEQQEGTKRKVLRLEEGQDGDFSSGSDAEDAGRGRRKKKKKHKDDGNVDIQEVKFKLRHNVSDLQDAVNASQDLSSRQQALLKLLLCRGLYPQLALPDEHNGTRKDTEQVFHTKSKQGIVIHPTSVFASDPEVLHVRDDARDTGRDSSKHQLLAFVTLLETNRPYLSNCVRVPALQALLLVANSVDSNADCSHLVVDGWLELQIKVPEEALKTLSTALNLRAEWERLLQAQLGRSLIEEVSQKATQKLSERLVRFLLYTEISYSLQRLSALSIQNLYVGPQATSELLLGAGATPLFPDMEAKPDPVKGGLRISNFFTYNCLTDSRDLYSDCLRTFWSCPNCDLYMPLTPLERMQHQTTCRPAGELQAQEEDIVKPKSSSSTLCRVYHCDVCDQDLTLTSTEILKHKRQHIYSAK